The following DNA comes from Plasmodium vivax chromosome 11, whole genome shotgun sequence.
AAGgagccaaaatgggaacaaagTAACGTGAAAAACACACCACTTATACACGCCATCCGTACAGTACAATgccataaaatgaaaaatataaatcacAGACAACATTTCTGGGAAAGTACGACCGTCAATAATAAGAGCTACACCAATCCGGAAAATTTAAACACACGGCACAGGGAATCCAACGAGAAAGGAcccacaaaagggaggagcaCCCATCACGTGTTaggcaaaaacaaaaaggataacCAAACTGCCAGTGCTGAAATTACCACACAGGTGAGTAGCGCGAGGGAGAATCCCAGTGTGAGCTGCAAAACGGTTAGAGGTGAAAAGCtcagtggggaaaaaaaaaagaataacaaaaaggtgaaaaacgACACGTTAAATTTGAGACTCACTGCTGACACAAGGAGAAACAACGCCAAGGGAGATACTCTTGTTCCACTtaaggaaaagggagaacgGGAAAAATTTTTGGAGAAAAGGGAATGCCTCCTAAATTGGGAGTCAACGAAATTTCATGAAAAAACGGACATTGAAAATGACGCGAGCGACTTTTCCAATTTGATCCCTTTTGATGATCAGCCAACGGTGAGTGAAAACATCCCCGTCCGAAGTAACCCCCCCCATGGCACACACAGGGATGCATTCACGAGGGATGGCCTGGAggatttgttaaaaaatgttcatttcgATATTCACTTGGATGCGCACGCGGAGACCGTTCCTGGGGGGCGGGCTGCCCGAAATGGAATCAGAGGTGGAAGCGGAGATGGCGGCAGGAAAGCCGAACATGGTCCTActaaaaatggaggggatgggaagaaccccccccGTGGCAACTACACCGCGAAGACGaatttcgcaaaatggaacAAGGAAGAAAAGGCCGAAAAGGAACTGCTGCTGGAGCATATAAAGAGGCTGGAGTATCAAAACAATATATTCCTGAACAATTTGTTAAATGTGTACTACGTCTGCATGGACTACATCAAAATGCAGGacgagaaaataaaaaaaaaggaagaaattattcttttgcagaataaaattataaaagatttGAAGGCAAGTGAACACTTGGAGGACACCACAGGTATGAGCAATGACACAACTGGCAACTGCAGGAATGATGACTCAGATTTGTGAAGTGGCTGGCATCCCCATTCGTTTCAGTTAAAGGGGAATTATAACGCGGTCGATTTTTTGCACAATCGACGAGACCGTTCATCCTTTTCTGCCCTACctgtgcagtttttttttcatcaaaaaaagTTGAAGCAACCACTCTGTGCAACGCCACATTGTGAAtggcacaaaagggggactaAAATAGTAACGAAGCTGTGACAGTATTGAAGTAGCGGGGGGGATACACACAGTAAGGTATATGTAGAGGGTTCcctcataattttttttttttttttttccaccccgcGTGGAAAAGCGGAACAGTACCAATTTCGTAACGGTATTGAATATAATAAACGTTGcatgaaggagaaaacgaaATGGTTATGCATGAGAGTGGGTCTACATTTTTCGAGTAAAAGAGGTcaattcccattttttgaagtgcaaatttccccatttttgcgtatAATCAGACCATCTGTCGCTGTGTGCATTTGCGCCTCCACCGAGTTGGGGTTTTCCGCACATCGCTGATGTTCTGCCATTCGGCACTGTGACAGTTGCGCACACGCAAGCAAAGGTGTTTAAGTGTatgtgttttatttgtttgcaGCGCTCTGTTCATTCTCACCACTTTGCCTCTGTTCACTCttactttttttctatttttccactttgcaattttttctttttttcgtgcttgaaaaaaatatgtacactATCCCCTTCGTGCCCCAACACGCGGCTCCATTCGAGCCCCGTTCATTTGACTCCCAGTTctgatttttcaaaaaatgttgcGCGCCCCAAGGCAATCTTTCAAAATGCTTACGTACCAACTGTtggaatgggaaaaaagagcagCCTGGTggaataaaaagggggatacTCTGGTAACTGACCAGGTTGGAAACTTACCCCTTCGCAGCAGACATAACAACGATTCGCGCATGACGCGATAAATGGGGCCTCCTTCGCCAAGCAGGAAGACATAACAaacgcttctttttttttttatatatcccCCTTAACATATTTCACATGTAGGTGAGGCACATCTTATGGCAATCATATAAGCAACTCCCAGTTTTGTACATTTAGCAAAAGACCATCCGAGGTTTTTACGCGCACACATTTCTTTGATTAACATATAAACAtgttgtaactttttttttcctcctctcttTTTCGAAGCCCATTTGGCGCTCCACTGTGTCAAGCGCGAACCCAATTTTTACGTTGCGCCTTCTGCGTTACGCCTTCTACGTTTCGCGGAACGGACGAAGGAGTTTTGCCACCCGCATTTTTGCCGCCAACATTTTTACCGccaacattttttccaagttTGCACTTTCAAATTAAGCAGGGCAAACCTGTGCATACCCATTTGGCACACACCTGGCCTATGCACCATTCTGCGAGACcaagaaaatatatacggCCATTTGTAGCTTCCTCCTTAATTAGTCGCTGATCAGATGAGTGcacagaggggggaagctccctcctttgcacacacatgtcaaaatgaaaatatatttatttataagttaattaaaaagttccGCGTCATTTTTTCACAGTTTTTCAATTTAAGAATTGAGGATGCAGACCAAACGAGCGTTACGCGCAACATCCTTCAAATGTCCCTaggatagaaaaaaaaaaaaggctccaCGCACATACACATGCATGAGCGTacgcacacatatatgtacatatctacatatatatgtgtagcATATACGTGCACGTAGACGCACGCGTGGATGTCCCCTGTCTACACTTGTacgaaacataaaaaaatgaggagtcCTCGCCCCGCTTATTCATTCTGTGAATTCTTCTTCGTTCGCTCGCTGTCGATTACTTCAACCTGAAAaagccaaaaggggaaggaatgAACAAGCCGCGTAACTGGGCAAtttttgctgctcctcccctcCGCGTGTACGTACAAGCGTGGtgatgcaaaaatgggacgCGCATCCAACGAGCGCGCAGGGcacataaacatattttttaagaaaatccGATATGCTATACATTCacttgtgcacattttttgccaCATTTTTACGGTCCAATGCTGCCACTCTGCAGACTTACCAATGCGTTTATTTGCTGCTCATCGATGAAGCTTAATTCCTTCTCGGTCAGCAGGGCGACTTCGATATTTTTGCTGCTCAATTCGACCACCTATTTGGGGATAAAAAACGGGTgagattaacaaaaaaggtaaCATTCGGCAGAGGAGCAACATGGCAGTTAACCAATCACGGGTGTTTCCCTTCAAAAAAATCCTGCCATTTCTTTCTCGAAGCGACGGACACAGTCATGTTCGCTGCGCTCACTGCTCACCTCAAATATGGCCTTCATGGCTAGGAGGAGACAATCGTTCTGCTCCATATTTTcctggtaatttttttccagaaATTCCTGCACAacttttgcgtttttcccAATTGCCTGCGCTTTCCACGACGCATAAATGCCGCTGGGCTCCGTTTGGTAAATGCATATTTCCTTGTTATTCTTAAATCCAGCGATCAACGTTGCTATTCCAAATGGTCTCACGCCTCCTCTATGTGTAAACTTCTGCTGAACCTTCGCAACGTACTTGGCAATGTAGTCCACTGGCGCCGGTTCGTCCATGTTTAGAAAGTACCTTTGGCATTCCAGTCGCGTCtgagcgggaaaaaaaaaaaaaaaaagagtaaacagggggtaaaaaatgtgcaaaaatatgaacactTTGGCTAtctaggaaaaaaaaaaacattttagctatctgaaaaaaaaaaaaaaacattttagctatttgcaaaaaaaaaaaatttgcacgtTGTGCCTTGTTCACCTTATTGACTAAAACCCTCGCATCGGCATTCAGCCCAGCGAAGGCTAAACAGTTGTGTTCGTCCAATTTGATCAACTTCTCCGTCGTTCTTGGGTTTTGCAATTTCGGAatgttcttcttttccaCTGCCAAAACGGCGAAATTGGAACTTTTTATCGCCACTGCAcatcctccttttttaaccGCCTCCAAGGCATGTTCTACTTGTAGCAAATGTCCATCAGGACTGAACACGGTTATGGCTCTATCATAACTCATTTTTACTTCCGAGCTGCGTTATCTGAATTGTTATATTGAATTCTTGCACAGGAGTCCCTACAAACGATatcaaaacggaaaaaataaaatggtgtTCCGAAAGGATATACACATTTAAAGCTCGGTGTAAATAAGTGTGCTACTTGCACGTGCCACTTTCGCGTTGTCCACTTCGATCGTTGTTGTAAAAACGTGGGGGTGCAAAATACGCGAAATGGGTGTGATGTAAACGGTCAGTCGGACAAACGTCAGCAgcgcgaagaaaaaaaaagtacccacGTGTATGTGCACACGCAACTGCGCGACGAACGAGCAACGCCAGAGTAGCGTAGATGTTGCACACTACCACGCGAAACAAAACAGATTTCACCATGCACATACGCAACAGAGTGAATATTGCTAACTCGTACGCTCAGGAGTTGGGACCCATTTAGGAAAGCACAAACATGTAAGGTGATTTATGTGTAGCGAAGCCCTCGTCTGGATGGTTACCAGATGAACGCACGAGGATGCTCAGCACGAAtgtaataaaacaaattcaCGTACACGCTTTGGTACAATTCGTGTTCAACTGGGTGGCGAAAGAGCTGTCACTACAAACGTATAGGGGTGACTACACGCATACAAATACGCCTTCAAAGAATTACTGCTTTTATGTCATACACGGATGGTGCGCGCACATGCCAGTATGTTAGCTGCGCATACGTTCATCCGCTCATGCACTTACAGGACGAGTGTACGCTTGGCCTATCCACCTGGGGCATAAGGCTTGTACTGCCGGTCGGGGTATCTCCTTCGGAATTTTCTTACACCCTGGGGGGTCCCCTTTGTGCGAATGAAATTTTGAGAATGTTCAATTCGGGTGCGGCCCTGAATGTTCGTGTGATAAGTTAAGTTGATATGTGAATCTGGTGGGGAAAAGAACTAAGCTTTTGGAAGTGGCTCTTCGGCGAGGTCGCCCCTTGGGAGAATCGCCACTGTGGGGAGTCACTCAGGGAAGTCACTCAGAGGGAAGTCACTCGGGGAGGTCACTCAGGGAAGTAACTCACTTGGAAAGTCACTTATTTGGGGAATCACCATGTTAAGAGGTTACTCCTCGAagatgccattttttttttcaattttaaagagcgcttttttttctagctaAGCTCTTCGCAATGCGGCATACGCGCATGTATCAGTGTTGACACCGCGCGCAAGAGTGTACAGCACATGCCGGGGGTTGCGCTACGAGAGCCATGCTCCGCGTAACGAGCCCCCCCCTGGCGTGCCCCACCGCTATGCCGTGCACAACGTGCCAACTTTTTACCCTTCTTGAGGGGTATATTCCCACTTCCGTTTGTCACGCACCGCCACCTTTTGATGCTCCCGCGGGTGATACCCCCACCGCATAGTAATTATGTTCGTAAGTATAGCACATGTGACACAAGCCATTGTACGCGCTCCATCTCTGCCAGGATTCTTAAAGCCCCCCCCCAAACAGCTCGCGCGATAAGTGTGAAACAATACAGATGACCATCACCACCATCGCGCtggttttgtttttcctttttcgcacGCCCTAGtcattttatgttaattccCCCCCACCTTCAAGGTCGTAACTGAGCTGCTCTCTCGTATCCTGagagaaagggaaaaaagtcAAAAGAAAAGGCGCATTCATTCCACTCACCTTAAGCTGCATCGAAATAGCTCTCCCTGGCTTATTTTCTCGTACTAACCATTCCCTGCGCATAATTTTTGCCGCACATATACGAACATGCTTGCGTACGCAAACGTGTAGCAGCACACACGTACCCTTCGTTGTTCAGTCCGTGAAAAAGGATACAACGAAGGGAGTGCAATTTAGAGGTGGTCAAAACAGTAAGTTCTTTTCCTCGCAGTTGGAAGCCTCCAAACGATTGAGGGAAACCCCTTCGAGAGTAAATTGCCCCATCCAACGTAACAACCTTGCTGAAGAATGGCCAGGAGATATGACAGCAGGACGACCACCTTCTCCCCAGAGGGAAGATTATACCAAGTAGAGTACGCCCTAGAAGCAATAAATAATGCCAGCATAACAATTGGCATAATAACAAACGAAGGAGTAATCCTGGGGGCCGACAAAGTGTTCATATCTAAGTTAATAGATAAGGCAAataatttcgaaaaaatctacaaaattgacaaacatatattttgtggAGTGGCAGGACTAAATGCAGATgccaacattttaattaatcaGTCAAGACTATACACACAAAGATATCTGTACAACTACAATGATGTGCAGCCTGTCTCCCAATTAGTTGTTCAAATTTGCGATATAAAGCAGAGCTATACACAGTATGGGGGGTTAAGGCCCTACGGTGTGAGTTTTTTGATTGCGGGGTATGATGTAAAGGAGGGATACCAGCTGTACCACACCGATCCCAGTGGGAACTATTCTGGATGGTTTGCTACCGCCATTGGCACGAATAACTTGACGGCCAGTTCGATTCTCAAGCAGGTAATTGATGAGTGTGTTGTGAGGGTCTCTCCATGTGTATGCCCGCGGAGCTGCACAACTGCTTAGCGCGTGAATACTCCCCTGCACTCATTTTTACACCCTCTTCTTATataacccctttttgcgtttctccccccgcgaAGGAGTGGAAGAAGGACATGACCCTGCAGGATGGCCTGTTGCTGGCCCTGAAAACGCTGGCCAAGAGCACAGATAGCGAGGTACccaaaagcgaaaaaatcgAGTTAGCCTACCTATCCAACAAAGACGGGGAGCTCATACAGAAATATttaacagaaaaggaaatagCAGAACTGGTTAAAGTATACACAGAAAAGTATGTGAAAGAGTAAGTGCCATATGAACAAGCGTTTTCCGTAACGGCGCCCCTCTGCAGTAGCCTCTCGTTTGTCCACATGCTTGTTGAGAAGCCTTTCCCCAGTGTGTGTAGCAGTCGTTTTTGCGTTGTTCCTCCATGTGgcggtactttttttttttacaccattttgtgtacccttttttaaaaaaaaaaaaaaaaacgcgcacaAAATGAGAAAGCAATTAAttgttaacaattttttttatgaaatttcTGTTTTTCGTTCCAcagttattttaaaaggggtCATATGTACGTGTACTAAATACGTATATGTTAAACATATGCACAAACATGGGCATATCAAACggccaaaatgaaattaaaaaaaaattgcggtTTGgtctgcattttttaaaaaaaaaaaaaaaaaatagtcagCTGACCAAGGAATGTTTAACCCCGTACGCGGAGTGGTATATGATAGAAATTCTTTCCTTAATTTTCGCTATGCTTGGAACAATTGGCAACGACGTGCGCTTGTGCagtttttccaatttgttgGATTCCTCATTTTATGTGTTAAGAGGAGAGGCGACGCTTCATTCGGGTGTCTACGAACACGCACATGAATAGCTGCGCacttgcacacacacatgtttTTATGCATGGTACTAGCTAACAACGAACG
Coding sequences within:
- a CDS encoding hypothetical protein, conserved (encoded by transcript PVX_114690A); the protein is MKNINHRQHFWESTTVNNKSYTNPENLNTRHRESNEKGPTKGRSTHHVLGKNKKDNQTASAEITTQVSSARENPSVSCKTVRGEKLSGEKKKNNKKVKNDTLNLRLTADTRRNNAKGDTLVPLKEKGEREKFLEKRECLLNWESTKFHEKTDIENDASDFSNLIPFDDQPTVSENIPVRSNPPHGTHRDAFTRDGLEDLLKNVHFDIHLDAHAETVPGGRAARNGIRGGSGDGGRKAEHGPTKNGGDGKNPPRGNYTAKTNFAKWNKEEKAEKELLLEHIKRLEYQNNIFLNNLLNVYYVCMDYIKMQDEKIKKKEEIILLQNKIIKDLKASEHLEDTTGMSNDTTGNCRNDDSDL
- a CDS encoding 20S proteasome alpha subunit D2, putative (encoded by transcript PVX_114685A) — encoded protein: MSYDRAITVFSPDGHLLQVEHALEAVKKGGCAVAIKSSNFAVLAVEKKNIPKLQNPRTTEKLIKLDEHNCLAFAGLNADARVLVNKTRLECQRYFLNMDEPAPVDYIAKYVAKVQQKFTHRGGVRPFGIATLIAGFKNNKEICIYQTEPSGIYASWKAQAIGKNAKVVQEFLEKNYQENMEQNDCLLLAMKAIFEVVELSSKNIEVALLTEKELSFIDEQQINALVEVIDSERTKKNSQNE
- a CDS encoding 20S proteasome alpha subunit C, putative (encoded by transcript PVX_114680A), which gives rise to MARRYDSRTTTFSPEGRLYQVEYALEAINNASITIGIITNEGVILGADKVFISKLIDKANNFEKIYKIDKHIFCGVAGLNADANILINQSRLYTQRYLYNYNDVQPVSQLVVQICDIKQSYTQYGGLRPYGVSFLIAGYDVKEGYQLYHTDPSGNYSGWFATAIGTNNLTASSILKQEWKKDMTLQDGLLLALKTLAKSTDSEVPKSEKIELAYLSNKDGELIQKYLTEKEIAELVKVYTEKYVKE